Part of the Microbulbifer salipaludis genome is shown below.
AGCCTGCGCAGCCGCTGGCCCGACCTGGCGGCGATCCAGGTGTTTTGTGGTGGCGGCAACAATGGCGGAGACGGCTATGTGATCGCCGGGCTTGCCGCCCAGCGACAGATTCCCGTCACCGTGTATATGGCCGTGCCCGCCGAAAAGCTGCAGGGCGAGGCGCTGGAAGCCTACCGTTTTGCCGAGCGCGAGGGTGCCACCCTGGTGTCGAGTCTGGAAGCCTTACCGCCGGTGGAGAAAAATACCGTGCTGGTGGATGCGCTACTGGGGACCGGTTTCAGTGGTTCCCTGCGGGCGCCGATGGACAGTGCCATTGAGCACATTAATGCGGCGGCAGCGCCGGTGCTGTCAGTGGACCTGCCGTCCGGCCTGCATGCGGACAGCGGCACCGCCGATAGCGGTGCGGTGGCGGCGGATGTGACCATCACGTTTATTGGTCGCAAGGCCGGCCTGTATCTGGGCCGCGGCCCCGCGCTCACCGGAGACGTGGTCTTTGACGATCTGGGTGCGGCGCCGGCTATTTACCCGCAGGTGCCGGCGTTGCTGGCGCGGCACAATGGCGACAGCCTGGAGCGCCTGTTGCCGCGCCCTGTCGACAGCTACAAAAACCAGTTTGGCCATGTGCTGGTGGTCGGCGGTGACCACGGCTTTGGTGGCGCGGCCTTGATGGCGGCAGAGGCCACCGCCCGCGCCGGCGCCGGATTGATCTCGCTCGCGTCGCGCCCGGAGCATGTGGCCGCGGTGCTGACCCGCTGCCCGGAGGTAATGGCACATCCGGTGGTGTCCGGCCAGGAGCTGGAGCCACTGCTGGAGGCGCCGGATGTGATTGCGGTTGGCCCGGGGCTGGGCAAAAGCCCGTGGAGCGAACAACTGCTGGCACGCGCCGGCCGCGCCCGGGCCAAACTGGTGCTGGATGCGGACGCGTTGAATATTCTCGCCGGCGGTCGGGTACTGGCAGGCGTGCAGCGCGACGACTGGGTGCTCACCCCGCATGTTGGCGAGGCGGCGCGCCTGTTGGGTGTGTCCACTACCGAGGTCAGTGCCGACCGCGTGGCGGCAGCGAAAGCCATTCAGCAAAAATTCAGTGGCGTCGTGATACTTAAAGGGTCCGGCACACTGATCGCCCACAGCGAGGGTGTGGAACTGATCAACAGCGGCAATCCGGGCATGGCCTCCGGCGGCATGGGTGACCTGTTGACCGGTGTGATCGCCGCGTTACTTGGGCAGGGCATGGCGCCGCCCGCGGCGGCACGGCTGGCGGTATGGCTGCACGGCGAGGCCGGCAACCGCGCGGCGCAGGATGGCCAGCGCGGCCTGCTCGCCACTGACCTGCTGCCACATATCCGCGCGCTGGTGGATTGAGAGTTTGTCCGAAGGATTTGTTCGAGGGATGTCGTTGTGAGCACACTGCCTGTGGATAAAACCCTGTATCTCGCCGACGAGGCCGCCACCGTGGCGGCTGGCGAGTCGCTGGGCAAAGCCTGTGCGGCCAGTGGCCTGAGTGCCGGCCTGGTGATTTTTCTTGGCGGCCAGCTGGGTGCCGGCAAGACCACGTTCAGCCGTGGGGTGTTGCGCGCGTTAGGTCACCGCGGTGCGGTAAAAAGTCCGACGTATACTCTGGTGGAGCCTTACGAGTTTGCCCCCGGCAGCGAAGGCGAGCGCCGGGTTTATCATTTTGATCTTTATCGCCTGGGCGATGCGGAAGAACTGGAGTATATGGGGGTGCGCGACTACTTTGGCCCGGGCAGCCTCAGTCTGGTGGAGTGGTCAGAGCGCGGCGCCGGGGTATT
Proteins encoded:
- a CDS encoding NAD(P)H-hydrate dehydratase; translated protein: MDSQTTAAHPPVSAPQSLYSAEAVRQLDQLVISQQQIPGLALMKRAGRAAYDSLRSRWPDLAAIQVFCGGGNNGGDGYVIAGLAAQRQIPVTVYMAVPAEKLQGEALEAYRFAEREGATLVSSLEALPPVEKNTVLVDALLGTGFSGSLRAPMDSAIEHINAAAAPVLSVDLPSGLHADSGTADSGAVAADVTITFIGRKAGLYLGRGPALTGDVVFDDLGAAPAIYPQVPALLARHNGDSLERLLPRPVDSYKNQFGHVLVVGGDHGFGGAALMAAEATARAGAGLISLASRPEHVAAVLTRCPEVMAHPVVSGQELEPLLEAPDVIAVGPGLGKSPWSEQLLARAGRARAKLVLDADALNILAGGRVLAGVQRDDWVLTPHVGEAARLLGVSTTEVSADRVAAAKAIQQKFSGVVILKGSGTLIAHSEGVELINSGNPGMASGGMGDLLTGVIAALLGQGMAPPAAARLAVWLHGEAGNRAAQDGQRGLLATDLLPHIRALVD
- the tsaE gene encoding tRNA (adenosine(37)-N6)-threonylcarbamoyltransferase complex ATPase subunit type 1 TsaE, with amino-acid sequence MSTLPVDKTLYLADEAATVAAGESLGKACAASGLSAGLVIFLGGQLGAGKTTFSRGVLRALGHRGAVKSPTYTLVEPYEFAPGSEGERRVYHFDLYRLGDAEELEYMGVRDYFGPGSLSLVEWSERGAGVLPPPDMELTLQLKGEGRALKLVALSEAGAAVLKGADFPRD